In Chaetodon trifascialis isolate fChaTrf1 chromosome 4, fChaTrf1.hap1, whole genome shotgun sequence, one DNA window encodes the following:
- the LOC139330130 gene encoding trace amine-associated receptor 13c-like, translating to MQSVEAADLCIPALNTSCRSMSMTPKAMFIKTLLSCIALLTVTLNLLVIISISHFRQLQTPTNLILLSLAVSDLLVGLTVMPAEIILLQSCWFQDKISCALMYLSGFILTSASVGNMVLISMDRYVAICYPLRYSSMVTPSRVKICVSLCWTCSVIYNIIILKNYLSQIDLSNSCYQECVVIINYISGAVDLLLTFFGPVTVIIVLYVRVFVVAVSQARVMRSQISAVKSITVTVKKSEMRAARTLGIILLVFILCLCPYYIPSLAGQDTTVGEESSVQSWLFYCNSSFNPLIYAFFYPWFRKAVTLIVSLQILQPRSREAKIMSK from the exons ATGCAGTCAGTGGAAGCGGCTGATCTCTGTATCCCTGCCCTCAACACCTCCTGCAGGTCAATGTCTATGACTCCCAAGGCCATGttcatcaaaacactgctgtcctgTATCGCTCTGCTTACTGTGACACTCAACTTGTTggtcatcatctccatctcccaCTTCAG GCAGCTCCAGACCCCTACCaatctcatcctcctctccctggctgtgtctgacttGCTGGTGGGCCTTACAGTGATGCCAGCTGAAATCATCCTGCTGCAGTCCTGCTGGTTTCAGGATAAAATCTCATGTGCTCTTATGTACCTGTCTGGCTTCATcctcacctctgcctctgttgGGAACATGGTGCTCATATCAATGGACCGCTATGTGGCTATTTGTTACCCTCTGCGTTATTCTTCCATGGTAACACCAAGCAGAGTTAaaatctgtgtgtctttgtgttggaCCTGTTCTGTTATCTACAACATTATAATACTGAAAAATTACTTGTCACAGATAGATTTGTCTAATTCCTGCTACCAAGAATGTGTAGTTATCATAAACTACATTTCAGGGGCAGTAGACTTGCTTCTCACCTTTTTCGGCCCTGTTACTGTGATCATAGTTCTCTATGTGAGAGTGTTTGTGGTGGCTGTGTCACAGGCACGTGTCATGAGGTCTCAAATTTCAGCTGTCAAATCAATTACTGTGACTGTTAAGAAatcagagatgagagctgctagAACTCTTGGTATTATCCTTCTTGTGTTTATACTTTGTCTGTGTCCATACTACATTCCTTCTCTAGCAGGACAGGACACCACAGTTGGTGAAGAGTCATCAGTTCAAAGTTGGCTGTTCTATTGTAACTCCAGTTTTAATCCTCTGATCTATGCCTTTTTCTACCCCTGGTTTAGAAAAGCAGTTACACTCATTGTCAGTCTTCAGATACTGCAGCCAAGATCCCGAGAGGCCAAGATCATGTCAAAATAA